The genomic window TAACAATATCGAAGCCCTCTTTTGAGGGTCACAGATTCTGTCCACTTCTATTCAGCAGAAAATCAAAAATGTTCAGGATGAGTATGCCGTCATCGTTGCGGAAAGTGGGTTGCATGCCTCCTACAATAACAACTTTCTGAAAACTATCTTTAATCTGTTTGAGAGATCGTAGTTCTTGTTCTGTTTTTTCTTCAGATGGCAAAGCGTAAGCCGACTGGATGTAAATTCTGTCCTGTCCTCTGTTGCATACGAAGTCCACTTCTAACTGCTTGCGTTCACTTATTCCATTTTCGTTTTTCGTATTTTGCGTAACCTGCCCTACATCCACAGAATAGCCACGCATCCGTAACTCATTGTATATAAGATTCTCTATCAAGTGTGTGTGTTCTGTCTGACGGAAATTCAATCGGACATTGCGTAATCCTAAGTCTTCAAAATAGTATTTTGCTGGAGTATCAATATATTTACGACCCTTAATATCGTAGCGAACAGCACGCTCCATCAGGAAAGCGTCCTGCATATAGTCCAGATAAGTCTTGACGGTGTCTCTGGTGATGGTGCTCCGCTTTTCGGAACGGAAGGTGTTCGCTATTTTCTGTGGGTTGGTAAGGCTTCCGATGCTGCTTGCCATGACATCAATGAGTTCTTCCAGATCATCATCGTTTCGTATGCCGTACCTTTCTTTGATGTCGATAAGGTAGGTATTGGAGAAAAGCTGTTGCAGATAGCCCTTCTTCTGTTGTTCTGTGGCCATCGTTACCGTTTGGGGCAATCCTCCCAAAAGCATATATTCATTAAGGTGTGTTTCCAAGAAAGGCGCATCTGGCTTCACCGACATATATTCGCTGAAGCTCAATGGGTGGATACGTAACTCATCGCCCCTACCACGGAAAGTCGTCACAACATCTTTTGACAGGAAGCGTGCATTACTGCCTGTGACATACACATCTAATTGTGGATTCTTCAGCAGCGTGTTCAGCGCCTCCTCAAAACGGTCAAGCAATTGTATCTCGTCTATGAGTATAAAGTATTCCCTCGTATCTGTTACCCTTTGGCTAATGTAATCTAACAAGGGTAAAGGCTTTCGATAACGTTCATTATAAATGTTCTCCAAATCCAACTTAATGATTTGGGTATCATCTATCCCTTGTTCTTTAAGATACTGGCAGAAAAGTGTAAAGAGCAGATACGATTTGCCACTCCGACGCAATCCAGTAATGATTTTTATCATTCCATTGTGGCGTCGGTCAATTAACCTTTGCAGATATATGGGTCGTTCTATATTCATTCCTATTAGTTATTTATGCGTAAAAACGCAGTCTTTGCGACTACAAAGATATGGATATTTTCTCACAACATCAAGATTCTATTCGTTTTTTTTGCGTAAATACGCGTTAATCAGGAAATAGGAAAAATGCATTATATGTATAGTATGGAAACTATCTGATTGACTTTCTGTTGCTCCGTTTCACAGTCTTGCCCATCATGTATCTTTTCCATAATGATTCTGACGAGCTGAGCTATCTCCTCTTGCTGCTTGGAAGTCGCAATAGGGATAGGAAGATTGCGTATATGCTCGGGGTAGATGTGATAATCGCTGCCTCGTTGGTCAGCCAACAACTGACCAGCCATTGAGGAATTGAGGACACCTAACAAATAAAGCAAGTCTACTTCGCTTGACAACGCTTCCATCTCAGTACGAGTGTGCTTGCAGAATTTCTTAATGCTTGAGGATATGCTCTTGTTGTTAACTCCCTTCAAATCCTTCCATAGAACAGCAGAAAACATAGAGTCGCTATGCAAGAAATGCGTGTCCATATCAAGATGTACTTTAAGAAAACCTAAACGATTTATTAATAGTTTTGGACGATTATACAATTCACGAAAGGTAGGGCGCCGCAACTTATCAGGGCATCGTTCTGTATTCCATTCAAGATAACGAACACGTTTTACCCGATACTTGTCTATGTCTTTAGCCTCAATGTATTTGCGACTATGAATTTCGTCGTAAGTTTCACTTATAAGGTCATCTTTCCTAAATTCTCCTTTTGCTTTCTTTTCATCTGCATTAACAACCATTCCTACACTGATATAGCAGAAGTCACCCAACACATTCATGTTGGCAAAACGATTTCCAGACCTTCTTTCTTCTGTTAAGTTCCAGACATATTTCTTTTCGTCCTGTTTTAACGTTTCTGGAGACTTATGCAATACTTTATGGAATGTCTTGTCCGCATATATTTGAGTTATGCGAAGATCACCTTTTGGTGATGAGTTCTGAATGAATGGTATACAGTTGCTCACAGTTGCATTCTCAAAAATC from Prevotella nigrescens includes these protein-coding regions:
- a CDS encoding ATP-binding protein; protein product: MNIERPIYLQRLIDRRHNGMIKIITGLRRSGKSYLLFTLFCQYLKEQGIDDTQIIKLDLENIYNERYRKPLPLLDYISQRVTDTREYFILIDEIQLLDRFEEALNTLLKNPQLDVYVTGSNARFLSKDVVTTFRGRGDELRIHPLSFSEYMSVKPDAPFLETHLNEYMLLGGLPQTVTMATEQQKKGYLQQLFSNTYLIDIKERYGIRNDDDLEELIDVMASSIGSLTNPQKIANTFRSEKRSTITRDTVKTYLDYMQDAFLMERAVRYDIKGRKYIDTPAKYYFEDLGLRNVRLNFRQTEHTHLIENLIYNELRMRGYSVDVGQVTQNTKNENGISERKQLEVDFVCNRGQDRIYIQSAYALPSEEKTEQELRSLKQIKDSFQKVVIVGGMQPTFRNDDGILILNIFDFLLNRSGQNL
- a CDS encoding Eco57I restriction-modification methylase domain-containing protein, with translation MELGLQLLCPNGVFSMIVPYPLTNQKYGKKLRKMIIEEYRLLEIADLNGTKIFENATVSNCIPFIQNSSPKGDLRITQIYADKTFHKVLHKSPETLKQDEKKYVWNLTEERRSGNRFANMNVLGDFCYISVGMVVNADEKKAKGEFRKDDLISETYDEIHSRKYIEAKDIDKYRVKRVRYLEWNTERCPDKLRRPTFRELYNRPKLLINRLGFLKVHLDMDTHFLHSDSMFSAVLWKDLKGVNNKSISSSIKKFCKHTRTEMEALSSEVDLLYLLGVLNSSMAGQLLADQRGSDYHIYPEHIRNLPIPIATSKQQEEIAQLVRIIMEKIHDGQDCETEQQKVNQIVSILYI